The Streptococcus toyakuensis genome has a window encoding:
- a CDS encoding DUF896 family protein: MDPKKIDRINELAKKKKTEGLTPEEKVEQAKLREEYIEGYRRTVRHHIEGIKIVDEEGNDVTPEKLRQVQREKGLHGRSLDDPNS; encoded by the coding sequence ATGGATCCTAAAAAAATTGATCGTATTAACGAGCTTGCCAAAAAGAAAAAAACAGAAGGCTTGACACCAGAAGAAAAAGTTGAACAAGCCAAACTACGTGAGGAGTACATCGAAGGGTACCGTCGCACTGTTCGTCACCACATCGAAGGGATCAAAATTGTGGACGAAGAAGGCAACGATGTGACACCAGAGAAACTACGTCAAGTCCAACGTGAAAAAGGGTTACATGGCCGTAGTCTCGATGATCCAAATTCATAA
- a CDS encoding elongation factor Tu has protein sequence MENLYLVKDDSQLAAFRNFVVRNTEKLKDYQSFLKNELAVCDLPQAVIWSSFNAATQIIRESAVPAYTNNRRMVMTPDLAVWKELYLYQLMDYECSQQTQAIENHYHSLSENFLLQIVGHELAHWSEYFLDDFDGYDSYIWFEEGMVEYISRKYFLTEEEFQAEKICNQSLVELFQKKYGWHSLNDFGSSTYDKNYASIFYEYWRSFLTIDKLVENLGSVQAVFDSYHLWANTDKTLPLLNWFVQQKLIEKEI, from the coding sequence GTGGAAAATCTTTATCTTGTAAAAGACGATAGTCAACTAGCTGCATTTCGTAATTTTGTAGTAAGAAATACTGAAAAGTTGAAAGATTATCAATCTTTTTTAAAGAATGAACTTGCAGTCTGTGATTTACCGCAAGCTGTTATTTGGTCAAGTTTTAATGCTGCTACACAGATTATTAGGGAAAGCGCTGTTCCAGCCTATACAAATAATAGACGAATGGTTATGACGCCTGATTTAGCTGTTTGGAAAGAGTTGTATTTGTATCAGTTGATGGACTACGAGTGTTCTCAGCAAACTCAAGCAATAGAAAATCACTATCATTCTTTATCTGAAAATTTCCTCTTACAGATTGTAGGACATGAGTTAGCTCATTGGTCGGAGTATTTTTTAGATGATTTTGATGGTTACGACTCTTATATATGGTTCGAAGAGGGGATGGTTGAATATATTAGTCGCAAGTATTTCTTGACAGAAGAGGAATTTCAAGCGGAAAAAATTTGTAATCAATCTCTTGTAGAACTTTTTCAGAAGAAGTATGGTTGGCATTCATTGAATGATTTTGGTTCTTCGACTTATGATAAGAACTATGCAAGTATTTTTTACGAATACTGGCGTAGTTTTTTGACAATAGATAAGTTGGTAGAAAATCTAGGTAGTGTACAAGCGGTCTTCGATTCTTATCATTTATGGGCAAATACAGATAAAACTCTTCCCTTGTTAAATTGGTTTGTTCAGCAGAAATTAATTGAAAAAGAAATATAA
- a CDS encoding aldo/keto reductase, protein MKSYTLNNGVTIPVLGFGTWKAENGEIAYQAVLEALKAGYRHIDTAAIYKNEESVGRAIQDSGVPREEIFVTSKLWNTNHSYEQARQAFEESLEKLGLEYLDLYLIHWPNPKPLRENNHWKIRNSEVWRAMEDLYQEGKIRAIGVSNFLPHHLDALLETAKILPAVNQVRLAPGVYQEEVVAYCREKGILLEAWGPFGQGELFDSKQVQEIAANHGKSVAQIALAWSLAEGFLPLPKSVTASRIQANLDCFGIELSHEERETLKTIAVQSGAPRVDDMDF, encoded by the coding sequence ATGAAATCTTATACTTTAAACAATGGTGTTACAATTCCAGTACTGGGATTTGGAACCTGGAAAGCTGAAAATGGAGAGATTGCCTATCAAGCTGTACTAGAGGCTTTAAAGGCAGGCTATCGCCATATCGATACGGCAGCTATTTATAAAAATGAAGAAAGCGTTGGTCGTGCCATTCAAGATAGTGGCGTTCCGCGTGAGGAAATTTTTGTAACCAGCAAACTCTGGAATACAAATCATAGCTATGAGCAAGCTCGTCAGGCTTTTGAAGAGTCTTTAGAGAAGCTGGGCTTGGAATATTTGGATTTGTATTTGATTCATTGGCCAAATCCAAAACCACTCAGAGAAAATAACCACTGGAAAATCCGAAATTCAGAAGTTTGGAGAGCGATGGAAGACCTCTATCAAGAAGGAAAAATCCGTGCTATTGGAGTTAGTAATTTCCTTCCCCATCATTTGGATGCCTTGCTTGAAACAGCAAAAATTCTTCCAGCGGTCAATCAAGTTCGTTTGGCGCCAGGTGTGTATCAAGAGGAAGTCGTAGCTTACTGTAGAGAAAAAGGAATTTTATTGGAAGCTTGGGGCCCTTTTGGTCAGGGAGAACTGTTTGATAGCAAGCAAGTGCAAGAAATCGCAGCAAATCATGGAAAGTCTGTTGCTCAGATAGCCTTGGCATGGAGCTTGGCAGAAGGATTTTTACCGCTTCCGAAATCTGTCACAGCGTCTCGTATTCAGGCTAATCTTGATTGCTTTGGAATTGAACTGAGTCATGAGGAGAGAGAAACTTTAAAAACAATTGCTGTTCAGTCTGGTGCTCCACGAGTTGATGATATGGATTTCTAG
- the glyQ gene encoding glycine--tRNA ligase subunit alpha: MSKKLTFQEIILTLQQFWNDQGCMLMQAYDNEKGAGTMSPYTFLRAIGPEPWNAAYVEPSRRPADGRYGENPNRLYQHHQFQVVMKPSPSNIQELYLESLEKLGINPLEHDIRFVEDNWENPSTGSAGLGWEVWLDGMEITQFTYFQQVGGLATGPVTAEVTYGLERLASYIQEVDSVYDIEWADGVKYGEIFIQPEYEHSKYSFEISDQEMLLENFDKFEKEAGRALEEGLVHPAYDYVLKCSHTFNLLDARGAVSVTERAGYIARIRNLARVVAKTFVAERKRLGYPLLDEATRAKLLAEDAE; the protein is encoded by the coding sequence ATGTCTAAGAAATTAACATTTCAAGAAATTATTTTGACTTTGCAACAATTTTGGAATGACCAAGGTTGTATGCTTATGCAGGCTTATGATAATGAAAAAGGTGCGGGGACAATGAGTCCTTACACTTTCCTTCGTGCTATCGGACCTGAGCCATGGAATGCAGCGTATGTAGAGCCATCACGTCGTCCTGCTGACGGTCGTTACGGGGAAAACCCTAACCGTCTTTACCAACACCATCAATTCCAAGTGGTTATGAAGCCTTCTCCATCAAATATCCAAGAACTTTACCTTGAATCTTTGGAAAAATTGGGAATCAATCCTTTGGAACACGATATTCGCTTCGTTGAGGATAACTGGGAAAATCCATCGACTGGATCAGCTGGTCTTGGTTGGGAAGTTTGGCTTGATGGTATGGAAATCACTCAGTTCACTTACTTCCAACAAGTAGGTGGATTGGCAACTGGCCCTGTGACTGCAGAAGTTACTTATGGTTTGGAACGCTTGGCTTCTTATATTCAAGAAGTGGATTCTGTCTATGATATCGAATGGGCTGATGGTGTAAAATACGGAGAAATCTTCATCCAGCCTGAGTACGAACACTCAAAATATTCATTTGAAATTTCGGATCAAGAAATGTTGCTTGAAAACTTTGATAAGTTTGAAAAAGAAGCTGGACGCGCCTTGGAAGAAGGATTGGTGCACCCTGCCTATGACTATGTTCTCAAATGTTCACATACCTTTAACCTTCTTGATGCGCGTGGTGCCGTATCTGTAACAGAGCGCGCAGGCTATATCGCTCGTATTCGTAACCTAGCCCGTGTTGTAGCCAAAACCTTTGTGGCAGAGCGCAAACGCCTAGGCTACCCACTTTTGGATGAAGCAACACGAGCTAAACTCTTAGCAGAAGACGCAGAATAA
- the glyS gene encoding glycine--tRNA ligase subunit beta: MTKNLLVELGLEELPAYVVTPSEKQLGEKMAAFLKENRLSFEAIQTFSTPRRLAVRVTGLADKQSDLTEDFKGPAKKIALDSDGNFTKAAQGFVRGKGLTVEDIEFREIKGEEYVYVTKEEVGQAVEAIVPGVVDVLKSLTFPVSMHWAGNSFEYIRPVHTLTVLLDEEEFDLDFLDIKGGRVSRGHRFLGQETEIQSALSYEEDLRAQYVIADPREREQMIVDQIKEIEAKHGVRIEIDADLLNEVLNLVEYPTAFMGSFDAKYLEVPEEVLVTSMKGHQRYFVVRDQDGNLLPNFISVRNGNAEHLENVIKGNEKVLVARLEDGEFFWREDQKLVISDLVEKLNNVTFHEKIGSLREHMIRTGQIAVLLAEKAGLSVDETVDLARAAAIYKFDLLTGMVGEFDELQGIMGEKYALLSGETPAVAAAIREHYMPTSAEGELPESKVGAILAIADKLDTILSFFSVGLIPSGSNDPYALRRATQGVVRILDAFGWRIAMDELIDSLYALTFDSLTYENKAEVMDFIKARVDKIMGSTPKDIKEAILAGSNFVVADMLEAASALVEASKEEDFKPSVESLSRAFNLAEKAEGVATVDSALFENEEEKALAEAVESLVLSGTASQQLKQLFALSPVIDSFFENTMVMAEDQAVRQNRLAILSHLTQKAAKLARFNQINTK; the protein is encoded by the coding sequence ATGACAAAAAACTTATTAGTAGAACTCGGTCTTGAAGAATTACCAGCCTATGTTGTCACACCAAGTGAAAAACAACTAGGCGAAAAAATGGCAGCCTTCCTCAAGGAAAACCGCCTGTCTTTTGAAGCCATTCAAACCTTCTCAACACCACGTCGTTTGGCTGTTCGTGTGACTGGTCTTGCAGACAAGCAATCTGATTTGACAGAAGATTTCAAGGGTCCAGCAAAGAAAATTGCCTTGGATAGTGATGGAAACTTCACCAAAGCAGCTCAAGGATTTGTCCGTGGAAAAGGTTTGACGGTTGAAGATATTGAATTCCGTGAAATCAAGGGTGAAGAATATGTCTATGTCACTAAGGAAGAAGTTGGTCAAGCAGTTGAAGCTATTGTTCCTGGTGTTGTCGATGTTTTGAAGTCATTGACTTTCCCTGTCAGCATGCACTGGGCTGGAAATAGCTTTGAATACATTCGTCCTGTTCACACTTTAACTGTTCTTTTAGATGAAGAAGAGTTTGACTTGGATTTCCTTGATATCAAGGGAGGTCGTGTGAGCCGTGGTCATCGTTTCTTGGGACAAGAAACTGAGATTCAGTCAGCATTGAGCTATGAAGAAGACCTTCGTGCACAGTATGTAATTGCAGATCCACGTGAACGTGAGCAAATGATTGTTGACCAAATCAAGGAAATTGAGGCGAAACATGGTGTACGCATCGAAATTGATGCTGATTTGCTTAATGAAGTCTTGAACTTGGTTGAATACCCAACTGCCTTTATGGGAAGTTTTGATGCCAAATACCTTGAAGTTCCAGAAGAAGTTTTGGTGACTTCGATGAAGGGACACCAACGTTACTTTGTTGTTCGTGATCAAGATGGCAACCTCTTGCCAAACTTCATTTCTGTCCGTAACGGAAACGCAGAGCATTTGGAAAATGTCATCAAAGGAAATGAAAAAGTCTTGGTAGCTCGTTTGGAAGACGGAGAATTCTTCTGGCGTGAAGACCAAAAATTGGTTATTTCAGACCTTGTTGAAAAATTAAACAATGTAACCTTCCATGAGAAAATTGGTTCCCTTCGTGAACACATGATTCGTACGGGTCAAATCGCTGTACTTTTGGCAGAAAAAGCTGGTTTGTCAGTGGATGAAACAGTTGACCTTGCTCGTGCAGCAGCCATTTACAAGTTTGACTTGTTGACAGGTATGGTTGGCGAATTTGACGAGCTCCAAGGTATTATGGGTGAGAAATATGCCCTTCTTTCTGGTGAAACTCCAGCAGTTGCAGCTGCTATTCGTGAACACTACATGCCTACATCAGCCGAAGGAGAACTTCCAGAGAGCAAGGTTGGAGCCATTCTAGCCATTGCAGACAAATTGGATACGATTTTGAGTTTCTTCTCAGTAGGTTTGATTCCATCAGGTTCTAATGACCCTTATGCCCTTCGTCGTGCGACCCAAGGTGTGGTTCGTATCTTGGATGCTTTTGGTTGGCGCATTGCTATGGATGAGCTGATTGATAGCCTTTATGCATTAACATTTGACAGCTTGACTTATGAAAATAAGGCAGAGGTTATGGACTTTATCAAGGCTCGTGTTGATAAGATCATGGGCTCTACTCCAAAAGATATCAAGGAAGCCATTCTTGCAGGATCGAACTTTGTTGTGGCGGATATGTTGGAAGCAGCAAGTGCTCTCGTAGAAGCAAGCAAGGAAGAAGACTTTAAACCATCTGTCGAATCACTTTCTCGTGCCTTTAACTTGGCTGAGAAGGCAGAAGGAGTTGCTACAGTTGATTCAGCTCTCTTTGAGAATGAAGAAGAGAAAGCATTGGCAGAAGCAGTAGAATCACTCGTTTTATCAGGTACTGCCAGTCAGCAATTGAAACAACTTTTTGCTCTTAGCCCAGTTATTGATTCTTTCTTTGAAAATACTATGGTTATGGCCGAAGATCAGGCTGTCCGTCAAAATCGTTTGGCAATCTTGTCTCATTTAACTCAAAAAGCAGCTAAGCTTGCTCGTTTTAACCAAATTAACACTAAATAA